Proteins encoded together in one Pontiella desulfatans window:
- a CDS encoding helix-turn-helix domain-containing protein produces MRPKLKITSSTYSREDLLDHIDDAHFQKNWKAKRRYQVILYALSGKYTTDEIAELVGCSRASVTNWVRRWREGGTWALEKNNYRPTRQPALTEEMIVDLVEHLTAGLISGGKGHESIQVWLKERYDLDLAITAVDYWYSKIWDRFCKGELQDCDGFPDNPHKVDLRLRKRMEGQDKKRAERERRRRQLSQVA; encoded by the coding sequence ATGAGACCGAAACTTAAAATCACCTCCAGTACCTACTCCCGTGAAGACCTTCTTGATCATATCGACGATGCTCATTTCCAGAAAAACTGGAAGGCAAAGCGTCGGTACCAGGTCATCCTTTATGCCTTGTCAGGAAAGTACACTACCGATGAAATCGCAGAGCTAGTCGGGTGTAGCCGGGCGAGTGTAACAAACTGGGTAAGGCGCTGGCGGGAGGGTGGTACTTGGGCATTGGAGAAAAACAACTACAGGCCTACCCGCCAACCTGCACTTACCGAGGAAATGATAGTCGATTTAGTCGAGCATCTGACAGCGGGCCTGATAAGCGGGGGTAAAGGACATGAAAGCATACAGGTCTGGCTGAAGGAAAGGTATGACCTGGACCTGGCGATTACGGCGGTGGACTACTGGTATTCAAAAATCTGGGATCGGTTCTGTAAGGGGGAGTTGCAAGACTGCGACGGTTTTCCGGATAATCCTCATAAAGTTGATCTGAGACTTCGGAAGAGGATGGAGGGTCAGGATAAGAAGAGGGCAGAGCGGGAAAGGAGACGTCGGCAGCTGAGTCAGGTAGCTTAA